CACATAAATAATGACTAATATGGCAAACGAATCTGGAAACATCGGCGTATTTGGCGATCTCTTCACCGCTGTGGGCGACCTGGCCCAGCAGGCTGTGGACATGGCTGGCAGCGCGCTCAAAACCGCTACCGACACGGTTCAGCCGGTAACCAGCGCATGCGTGCAGCTCTGCACCAGCAGCATCA
This genomic window from Chlorobaculum limnaeum contains:
- a CDS encoding chlorosome envelope protein F, translated to MANESGNIGVFGDLFTAVGDLAQQAVDMAGSALKTATDTVQPVTSACVQLCTSSINSATQVVEGVTKTITTALTPKQ